The following nucleotide sequence is from Halobacteriovorax sp. DA5.
TATTTCTCTTATTACATCTTTTGCTTTTGCAAATTCGACAAATATAAGCTGCCAGGGTGAAGGCTATTCTTTTAGTGTTCATGAAAATAAGGCCGTCATTAAAACATTAGAATCTACTTATGATGTTTCAGTAAAGCAATCTGGGGCAAACTATACTGGTGTGCTTAAGGCTGAAGGTTATCTTGGTTTTCGATTCATTTTAAAGGGTAAGGAAGGAGAGTTAAAACTTGTTGGCCCTAAAAGTGTAACGAAGAAAATGAAGTGTTCAATTATTAAATAAAATATGAATTAATTTATTTGCAGCACTTAGAGGTGTTTCAACTTCATTTAAGATATTGTCGTTGAGCTTAGTCCATTCAGATTGAAGTGATGGATTAGCTCTAACTCTGTTCTCAAGTAGTTCATTAAATAGTTTCTTAAGCCAATCTTGATTTTGTCTTTTACGTTTTAGTTGAATTTTTTCCTGATTTTCCTGATAAATCTTTTCAATCAAGTCCCAATACTCAGTTACTCCTTTATTCTCTAGGGCCGATGCCATCATAACATTGGCACCAATCTTTCGATCTGTTTTGATTACTCCAAGGGCAGACTTATACTGAACCATTGTATCGTGAGCTTTTTGCTTGTTATCGCCATCTGCTTTGTTGATGACAATATTGTCACATAATTCAATAATTCCTTTTTTAATTCCTTGAAGTTCATCGCCTCCGCCTGGTAGCAGAAGTACTGTGAATAAGTCCACAATATTTGCAACATCGTATTCCGACTGACCAACACCAACAGTTTCGATTAGAACAACATCATAGCCAGCAGCTTCACATGCAAGCATGACCTCTCTAGTCTTTAGTGCGACACCGCCAAGATTACCTGATGATGGTGTAGGG
It contains:
- the meaB gene encoding methylmalonyl Co-A mutase-associated GTPase MeaB, encoding MQIDIQKLKSGNIRSLSKFITLIESKKAEHQKEAQELLNEILPLTGKSIRIGISGTPGVGKSTFIESLGLLLINKGLKVAVLAIDPSSPLSGGSLLGDKTRMEKLAQEKNAFIRPTPSSGNLGGVALKTREVMLACEAAGYDVVLIETVGVGQSEYDVANIVDLFTVLLLPGGGDELQGIKKGIIELCDNIVINKADGDNKQKAHDTMVQYKSALGVIKTDRKIGANVMMASALENKGVTEYWDLIEKIYQENQEKIQLKRKRQNQDWLKKLFNELLENRVRANPSLQSEWTKLNDNILNEVETPLSAANKLIHILFNN